From Vairimorpha necatrix chromosome 9, complete sequence, one genomic window encodes:
- a CDS encoding putative exosome complex component (CSL4), with the protein MICPALGLKCKGKIVKVCFSNILININQIEGNKSLVPYKGILKYDKNMKTGEEVECIIVSYSDNGINCIPL; encoded by the coding sequence ATGATTTGTCCTGCTCTCGGTTTGAAATGTAAAGGGAAAATCGTAAAAGTCTGCTTCTCAAATATTctcataaatataaatcaaataGAAGGAAATAAGTCACTGGTCCCTTACAAGGGCATACTCAAATATGATAAGAATATGAAGACAGGGGAAGAAGTGGAGTGTATTATTGTATCATACAGTGACAACGGGATCAACTGTATCCccttataa
- a CDS encoding putative SP-containing membrane protein — MNSLLKFYAFLCVSFCEAIHDLDFENSCLRSELMAERGRNFDILDDVDDIITPTAVLPSANLEVEVKINTIYNDIPVLSKIMYICIPCTVLLIGILLMIE; from the coding sequence ATGAATAGCttactaaaattttatgctTTCTTATGTGTATCTTTTTGCGAGGCTATACATGACTtagattttgaaaattctTGTCTTAGATCAGAATTGATGGCTGAAAGAGGAAGAAATTTTGATATACTAGATGATGTAGATGATATAATTACACCTACCGCGGTATTGCCGTCTGCTAATCTAGAAGTTgaagtaaaaattaatacaaTATATAATGATATTCCCGttttatctaaaataatGTACATATGTATACCGTGTACAGTGCTTTTAATTGGAATACTTTTAATGATAGAATAA